A genome region from Plasmodium vinckei vinckei genome assembly, chromosome: PVVCY_07 includes the following:
- a CDS encoding RNA-binding protein, putative — protein MSIANSSKIFVGSIPKDVTEEELKTEVAKYGNVVQVYYVPATAQSPRGWAFITYEQRSEAYKAIESLDYKCIFPNSQRPLDVRFASYKHNNTNDMQVNSINKNIWQKHVTSDGHPYYYNSVTGHSQWEKPKEIAPVNYPAKNTVASFGPPGANVFVFHLPSHWTDMELYQHFQHFGYVVSARIQRDANGRNKGYGFVSFNNPESALNAIKGMHGFYVSGKHLKVQLKKGEEHYIQLNSPAQPQLTPAQPYTVQQPIMGSHPQPYMTHLMYGGMDSPNQMRYNTYSLSR, from the exons ATGTCAATAGCGAATTCCTCGAAGATATTTGTAGGAAGTATTCCCAAAGACGTTACTGAG GAGGAACTAAAAACAGAAGTGGCAAAGTATGGAAATGTAGTTCAAGTATATTATGTCCCAGCCACTGCTCAAAGTCCAAGAGGCTGGGCATTTATTACATATGAACAAAGATCCGAAGCATATAAAGCAATCGAATCTTTGGATTACAAATGTATATTTCCAAATAGCCAGAGGCCACTAGATGTGCGTTTTGCAAGttataaacataataatacaaatgatATGCAAGTAAAttctattaataaaaatatatggcAAAAACATGTAACGTCAGATGGCCATCcatattattacaattCGGTAACTGGCCATTCTCAATGGGAAAAGCCTAAAGAAATAGCGCCAGTCAATTACCCCGCAAAAAATACTGTTGCTTCCTTTGGTCCTCCTGGGGCTAATGTTTTTGTATTCCACTTGCCATCACACTGGACCGATATGGAGCTCTATCAG CACTTTCAACACTTTGGGTACGTAGTAAGCGCGAGGATACAGAGAGACGCGAACGGAAGAAATAAAGGATATGGCTTTGTCAGTTTTAATAACCCTGAATCAGCATTAAATGCTATAAAAGGTATGCATGGATTTTATGTGTCTGGCAAACATTTGAAAgtacaattaaaaaaaggtgAAGAACATTATATTCAACTAAATTCACCAGCACAACCGCAATTAACACCTGCACAGCCATATACAGTTCAACAACCTATAATGGGAAGCCATCCACAACCATATATGACACATTTAATGTATGGAGGTATGGATTCTCCAAATCAAATGAGATATAATACTTATTCGTTAAgtagataa
- a CDS encoding RWD domain-containing protein, putative produces the protein MDYKSEQATEKESLSLLYEYTNEFININDNSFKILIDNKNKKQSFYIQFEYTETYPNEAPIYKIVDGKNISETLKANIEQQIKETIENNLGYTMIYNIVENIRTYILEEVEEKSMYDEMVERQLKSNEIDINKEIDETTNEITNENVLEVKECCEEKYRVTEEEFNAWRKEFYKDYLPENKNINNADNPTGKELFEKGKLDLTEADSEDGEAKWCNEELFCEIDLDI, from the exons ATGGATTACAAAAGCGAGCAAGCAACGGAAAAGGAAAGTTTATCGTTGCTATATGAATATACTAAcgaatttattaatattaatgataataGCTTTAAAATACTTAttgacaataaaaataaaaagcaaTCCTTTTACATACAATTTGAATATACAGAAACCTATCCCAATGAAGCtcctatatataaaatcgTCGATG gaAAAAACATATCTGAGACTTTAAAAGCGAATATAGAGCAACAAATTAAAGAGAccattgaaaataatttgggATATACCatgatttataatatagtCGAAAACATAAgg aCATACATTTTGGAAGAGGTAGAAGAAAAATCCATGTACGATGAAATGGTTGAGAGGCAACTTAAGTCAAATGAAATTGATATAAACAAAGAGATTGATGAAACAACAAATGAAATTACCAACGAAAATGTTTTGGAAGTAAAGGAATGTTGTGAAGAAAag TATCGAGTAACCGAAGAAGAATTCAATGCATGGAGAAAGGAGTTTTATAAAGACTATTTACccgaaaataaaaatattaataatgcGGATAACCCTACAGGGAAAGAACTTTTTGAGAAAGGCAAACTTGATTTAACTGAAGCAGATTCTGAAGATg gTGAAGCAAAATGGTGTAACGAAGAATTATTTTGTGAAATCGATTTAGATATTTAA